Proteins from a genomic interval of Schistocerca cancellata isolate TAMUIC-IGC-003103 chromosome 8, iqSchCanc2.1, whole genome shotgun sequence:
- the LOC126095060 gene encoding G-protein coupled receptor dmsr-1-like gives MTTTTEAILAVSEEVLNGTTSNETLTGEADVANGTSEAQFCGPGLEHFQAGYREVHGYLSLLVCVFGSVANSLNIAVLTRREMVSATNSILTALAVADLLVMVEYVPYALHTYLLKRPRARTYTYAWAVFVLFHSNFAQVCHTVSILLTVELAVWRYLAVAHPRRGQVGVARTLAAVAAAYLLGPLLCAPHFLAFEVAEVRERGATLHVVQMSRLSRAAGGLLADLNFWVYAVAVKLAPCAALTALSLRIVAALLETKRRRRQLALAAAARQPAKERQTERTTRMLLAVLLLFLATELPQGVLGLLSGLLGQRFFAECYVPLGELMDGLALLNSAVNFVLYCSMSRQFRVTFCQLFRPRALDRWIPVEASHDANNTTTNNATQVTQL, from the coding sequence atgacgacgacgacggagGCGATCTTGGCGGTGTCCGAGGAGGTGCTGAACGGGACGACCTCGAACGAGACACTGACGGGCGAAGCGGACGTCGCGAACGGGACGTCGGAGGCGCAGTTCTGCGGGCCGGGCCTGGAGCACTTCCAGGCCGGCTACCGCGAGGTGCACGGCTACCTCAGCCTGCTGGTGTGCGTCTTCGGCTCGGTGGCCAACTCGCTGAACATCGCGGTGCTGACGCGCCGCGAGATGGTGTCCGCCACCAACAGCATCCTGACGGCGCTCGCCGTCGCCGACCTGCTCGTCATGGTGGAGTACGTGCCGTACGCGCTGCACACGTACCTGCTGAAGCGGCCGCGCGCGCGCACCTACACGTACGCGTGGGCCGTCTTCGTGCTGTTCCACTCGAACTTCGCGCAGGTGTGCCACACGGTGTCGATCCTGCTGACGGTGGAGCTGGCCGTGTGGCGCTACCTGGCGGTGGCGCACCCGCGGCGCGGCCAGGTGGGCGTGGCGCGCACGctggccgccgtcgccgccgcctacCTGCTGGGCCCGCTGCTGTGCGCGCCGCACTTCCTCGCCTTCGAGGTGGCCGAGGTGCGCGAGCGCGGCGCCACGCTGCACGTCGTGCAGATGAGCCGGCTCAGCCGCGCCGCCGGCGGCCTGCTGGCCGACCTCAACTTCTGGGTGTACGCCGTGGCGGTGAAGCTGGCGCCGTGCGCCGCGCTCACCGCGCTCAGCCTGCGCATCGTGGCCGCGCTGCTCGAGACgaagcgccgccgccgccagctGGCGCTCGCCGCCGCCGCGCGCCAGCCGGCCAAGGAGCGCCAGACGGAGCGCACGACGCGCATGCTGCTCGCCGTGCTGCTGCTCTTCCTGGCCACCGAGCTGCCGCAGGGCGTGCTCGGGCTGCTCAGCGGCCTGCTGGGCCAGCGCTTCTTCGCCGAGTGCTACGTGCCGCTGGGCGAGCTCATGGACGGCCTGGCGCTGCTCAACTCGGCCGTCAACTTCGTGCTCTACTGCAGCATGAGCCGCCAGTTCCGGGTCACCTTCTGCCAGCTCTTCCGGCCGCGCGCGCTCGACAGGTGGATCCCGGTCGAAGCGTCGCACGACGCcaacaacaccaccaccaacaacgcGACGCAGGTGACGCAGCTCTAG